In Nocardia sputorum, a single genomic region encodes these proteins:
- a CDS encoding acyl-CoA dehydrogenase family protein, whose amino-acid sequence MMMSTRDSATKRRPDTSAVGLNQPKRDWMGAAMRVMTTLTGSELAEKYNLRKPIERVTYEGTKTGFRTLGAATRAFAKVAGTGAPKRLAANEAKNKDFFDLTPTDEQQMIVETVKEFAAEILRPAAYEADNAAKAPRDLLERAAELGITLINVPEELEGAASERGAVTNSLVAEALAHGDMGLALPILAPSGVAVALSQWGSDAQQKTYLPSFTGENVPQASVVISEPRALFDPFALETKAVRSPSGYRISGVKSLVPAAADAELFLIAAELDGRPALFIVESDAPGLVVEADPSMGLRAAGLGRLILDNVAVGADAVLGDGDAATRAEEYADAVRLARLGWASLAAGTSRAVLDYVIPYVNEREAFGEPISHRQAVAFMVANIAIELDGLRLVTLRGASRAEQGLSFGREAALARKLATDKGMQIGLDGVQLLGGHGFTKEHPVERWYRDLRAIGVAEGVVLI is encoded by the coding sequence GTGATGATGAGCACTCGAGACAGCGCGACGAAGCGACGTCCAGATACGTCCGCGGTCGGCCTGAACCAACCCAAGCGGGATTGGATGGGCGCGGCGATGCGGGTCATGACGACTCTCACCGGGTCGGAACTGGCCGAGAAATACAACCTGCGCAAGCCGATCGAGCGCGTCACCTACGAGGGCACGAAGACCGGCTTCCGCACGCTCGGCGCGGCGACCCGCGCGTTCGCGAAGGTCGCGGGCACCGGCGCCCCCAAGCGCCTGGCGGCCAACGAGGCGAAGAACAAGGACTTCTTCGACCTGACGCCGACCGACGAGCAGCAGATGATCGTCGAGACGGTGAAGGAATTCGCCGCCGAGATCCTGCGTCCGGCTGCCTACGAGGCCGACAACGCCGCCAAGGCGCCGCGCGACCTGCTCGAGCGCGCCGCCGAACTCGGCATCACCTTGATCAACGTGCCCGAGGAACTCGAGGGTGCGGCCTCCGAGCGTGGTGCGGTGACCAACTCGCTGGTCGCCGAGGCGCTGGCGCACGGTGACATGGGCTTGGCCCTGCCCATCCTGGCGCCCAGCGGCGTCGCGGTCGCGCTCTCGCAATGGGGCAGCGACGCACAGCAGAAGACCTACCTGCCCTCCTTCACCGGCGAGAACGTGCCGCAGGCCTCGGTCGTGATCAGCGAGCCGCGCGCGCTGTTCGACCCGTTCGCCCTGGAGACCAAGGCGGTGCGCTCGCCGAGCGGCTACCGCATCTCGGGCGTCAAGAGCCTGGTGCCCGCCGCGGCCGACGCCGAGCTGTTCCTGATCGCCGCCGAGCTCGATGGCCGTCCGGCGCTGTTCATCGTGGAGTCGGACGCGCCCGGCCTGGTCGTGGAGGCCGACCCGAGCATGGGTCTGCGCGCCGCCGGCCTCGGCCGGCTGATCCTGGACAACGTCGCGGTCGGCGCCGACGCCGTCCTGGGCGACGGTGACGCGGCGACCCGCGCCGAGGAGTACGCCGATGCCGTGCGCTTGGCCCGCCTCGGGTGGGCTTCCCTGGCGGCGGGCACCAGCCGGGCGGTGCTGGACTACGTGATCCCCTACGTCAACGAGCGTGAAGCGTTCGGTGAGCCGATCTCGCACCGCCAGGCGGTGGCGTTCATGGTCGCCAACATCGCGATCGAACTCGACGGCCTGCGGCTGGTCACGCTGCGCGGCGCTTCGCGCGCGGAGCAGGGCCTGTCCTTCGGCCGGGAGGCTGCGCTGGCCCGCAAGCTCGCCACCGACAAGGGCATGCAGATCGGCCTCGACGGCGTGCAGTTGCTCGGCGGTCACGGCTTCACCAAGGAACACCCGGTCGAGCGCTGGTACCGCGACCTGCGGGCGATCGGCGTCGCCGAAGGTGTCGTGCTCATCTAA
- a CDS encoding Uma2 family endonuclease produces MVNGDAVRCESPNRAHQKAVHRLLAMLESAAREYMAEDPSACLYANHDFDVVLWEVPRATIRRPDIALFECVPADVRPMPARHMKIAVEIISPSHVKIDRLEKMSEYAAAGIPWYWLVSVSDTEVTVIETYGLDHSVGHYRLARVLKPQTAFAVDLPIRIQLDWDELTDLVL; encoded by the coding sequence GTGGTGAACGGGGATGCGGTCCGTTGCGAGTCTCCGAACAGGGCACATCAGAAAGCCGTCCACCGACTACTGGCAATGCTGGAATCGGCCGCTCGCGAATACATGGCCGAAGATCCGTCGGCATGCCTGTACGCCAACCATGACTTCGACGTGGTGCTCTGGGAAGTGCCCCGGGCGACTATTCGTCGCCCCGACATCGCACTGTTCGAGTGCGTGCCTGCGGATGTCCGGCCGATGCCCGCGCGCCATATGAAGATCGCTGTCGAGATCATCTCGCCCAGTCATGTCAAAATCGACCGGCTCGAGAAGATGAGCGAATACGCGGCGGCCGGAATTCCGTGGTACTGGCTGGTCAGTGTGTCGGACACCGAGGTGACCGTCATCGAGACCTACGGCCTCGACCACAGCGTCGGTCACTACCGGCTCGCTCGTGTCCTGAAGCCGCAGACGGCGTTCGCCGTCGACCTGCCGATCCGAATTCAACTCGATTGGGACGAACTGACCGACCTTGTGTTGTGA
- the ftsX gene encoding permease-like cell division protein FtsX has translation MRASFLFGEVAAGLRRNVTMTIAMILTTAVSLTMLGGGLLAVRIADKTEQYFLDRLEVRLYLTEDVSANDPDCSQDPCRALMADLKATSGVESVQFLNREEAVREAKEKTFKDQPELAKYVSETPLPASLRVKMADAELYPTIYEKYYDRPGVGMVRNDKDIVDRLVSLFDGLRNAAFGLAVLQALAAVMLIANMVQIAAFTRRTEVGIMRLVGATRWYTQLPFLLEAVVAALAGSVLAMLGLLIARPLVIDRALGDLFASKVFPRITGDDIAMTALVIAPVGVVFAAITAYATLRYYVRE, from the coding sequence ATGCGCGCGAGCTTCCTGTTCGGCGAGGTCGCCGCCGGCCTGCGCCGCAATGTCACGATGACCATCGCGATGATCCTGACCACCGCGGTCTCGCTCACCATGCTCGGTGGGGGCCTGCTGGCGGTGCGGATCGCGGACAAGACCGAGCAGTACTTCCTGGATCGGCTGGAGGTGCGGCTGTACCTCACCGAGGACGTGTCGGCCAACGACCCGGACTGCTCGCAGGACCCGTGCCGGGCGCTCATGGCGGATCTGAAGGCGACCAGCGGCGTGGAGTCGGTCCAGTTCCTCAACCGGGAGGAAGCGGTCCGGGAGGCCAAGGAGAAGACCTTCAAGGACCAGCCCGAGCTGGCCAAGTACGTCAGCGAGACGCCGCTGCCCGCGTCGCTGCGGGTGAAGATGGCGGATGCGGAGCTCTACCCCACCATCTACGAGAAGTACTACGACCGCCCTGGCGTCGGCATGGTGCGCAACGACAAGGACATCGTGGACCGGTTGGTCAGCCTGTTCGACGGATTGCGCAACGCGGCGTTCGGTCTGGCCGTGCTGCAGGCGCTGGCGGCGGTGATGCTGATCGCGAACATGGTGCAGATCGCCGCGTTCACCCGGCGCACCGAGGTCGGCATCATGCGATTGGTCGGCGCGACCCGCTGGTACACCCAGTTGCCGTTCCTGCTCGAGGCCGTGGTCGCCGCGCTGGCCGGTTCGGTACTCGCCATGCTGGGCCTGCTCATCGCCCGCCCGCTGGTGATCGACCGGGCCCTCGGCGACCTGTTCGCCAGCAAGGTGTTCCCCCGCATCACCGGCGACGACATCGCGATGACCGCGCTGGTCATCGCCCCGGTCGGCGTCGTCTTCGCGGCCATCACGGCCTACGCGACGCTGCGGTACTACGTGCGCGAGTGA